Proteins found in one Seonamhaeicola sp. S2-3 genomic segment:
- a CDS encoding DUF2911 domain-containing protein, with product MKKLSFLGIATLVLTLFLTTNITAQEFRGLDKSPMDAAIYRTSRKAPAMVKVIYSRPQLKGRELSKLAPNGKVWRTGANEATSITLYNDMKIEGKLVKAGEYSLFTIPGDKEWTIIINKDINVWGAYSYNEANDVIRVSAPVSTGEKTLEAFSIAFTEGNMHLGWGTTRVTVPITK from the coding sequence ATGAAAAAATTATCTTTTTTAGGTATTGCTACACTAGTTTTAACCTTATTTTTAACTACTAACATTACCGCTCAAGAATTTAGAGGATTAGACAAAAGCCCTATGGATGCTGCTATTTACAGAACCTCTAGAAAGGCTCCTGCCATGGTAAAAGTAATTTATAGCAGACCTCAACTAAAAGGAAGAGAACTAAGTAAATTAGCTCCAAATGGTAAGGTATGGCGAACTGGTGCTAACGAAGCTACTTCTATTACTTTATATAATGATATGAAAATTGAAGGAAAACTAGTTAAAGCTGGAGAATATTCGCTTTTTACTATACCAGGAGACAAAGAGTGGACTATTATTATAAATAAAGATATAAATGTTTGGGGAGCTTATTCTTATAATGAAGCCAATGATGTTATAAGAGTATCTGCCCCTGTGAGCACTGGTGAAAAAACACTTGAAGCCTTTTCTATAGCCTTTACAGAAGGCAATATGCACTTGGGTTGGGGAACCACCAGAGTTACCGTACCTATTACAAAATAA
- a CDS encoding RNA polymerase sigma factor, which yields MKVIQLHKNESALIKRAIKNNREAQHVLFELHAPKMLSVCRYYLKNVQHAEEAMLNGFFKVFSNLKSYKHKGSFEGWIRRIMVRESISMLRQQKKMELPFDDIEITNEYANNINTDIEVTEIQQYIDALPEGYKLVFVMYAIEGYKHHEIAEILNVSEGTSKSQLFKARKILQDKIRKSNKAKSYGTS from the coding sequence TTGAAAGTTATACAACTCCACAAAAACGAATCTGCTCTCATAAAAAGAGCTATTAAAAACAATCGTGAGGCGCAACACGTATTGTTTGAGTTGCATGCACCAAAAATGTTAAGCGTTTGCAGATATTATTTAAAAAATGTGCAACATGCAGAAGAAGCCATGCTTAATGGGTTTTTCAAGGTGTTTTCAAATTTAAAAAGTTATAAACATAAAGGCAGTTTTGAAGGGTGGATAAGACGCATTATGGTACGCGAATCTATTTCTATGTTAAGGCAGCAAAAAAAAATGGAGCTTCCTTTTGATGATATTGAAATTACAAATGAGTATGCCAATAATATTAACACAGATATTGAAGTAACAGAAATACAGCAATATATTGATGCGCTACCAGAGGGGTATAAATTAGTGTTTGTAATGTATGCTATTGAAGGCTATAAACATCATGAAATAGCTGAAATACTTAACGTTAGTGAAGGAACATCAAAATCACAATTATTTAAAGCCCGAAAAATACTGCAAGATAAAATTAGAAAATCTAATAAAGCAAAAAGTTATGGCACCAGTTAA
- a CDS encoding HAD family phosphatase, which translates to MSKYKFIIFDCDGVLVDSEVISNQVLVDMANEYGANIDLEYAFKYFKGSYIDACLERIKKLAKKPVSNSFIEEYRNRSFAAFKENMEPVKGIHHVLDNLSLPFCVASSGPEEKIKLNLKLTNLLPYFEGKIFSCYAIQKWKPAPDVFLWASKTMGFKPEECLVIEDSLSGIKAAINGGFDVFGYTARDYKNELKAHATKTFNNMEDLLQLI; encoded by the coding sequence ATGAGTAAATACAAATTTATAATCTTTGATTGCGATGGCGTTTTGGTTGACAGCGAAGTCATCAGCAATCAAGTTTTAGTTGATATGGCTAATGAGTATGGCGCTAATATTGATTTAGAATATGCTTTTAAGTACTTTAAAGGAAGTTATATTGATGCCTGTTTAGAAAGAATAAAAAAACTGGCTAAAAAACCTGTAAGCAACAGTTTTATTGAAGAATATAGAAACAGAAGTTTTGCCGCTTTTAAAGAAAATATGGAGCCTGTTAAAGGTATTCATCATGTTTTAGATAATTTAAGTTTACCATTTTGTGTAGCTTCTAGCGGACCCGAAGAAAAAATTAAACTCAATTTAAAATTAACTAATCTCTTACCTTATTTTGAAGGTAAAATATTTAGCTGTTATGCTATTCAAAAATGGAAACCCGCTCCAGATGTGTTTTTATGGGCTTCAAAAACTATGGGTTTTAAGCCCGAAGAATGCTTGGTAATTGAAGATAGTTTATCTGGTATTAAGGCTGCCATTAATGGTGGTTTTGATGTTTTTGGATATACAGCTCGTGATTATAAAAATGAATTAAAAGCCCATGCTACTAAAACTTTCAATAATATGGAAGATCTTTTACAACTAATTTAA
- a CDS encoding SDR family oxidoreductase — translation MSKNVIITGTSRGIGFELVKLFAKAGHKVLALSRNEKPVFELPFDNVTTFPFDLSNPLDYKRVETFLELKFKKVDILINNAGTLLNKPFAETTIEDFEQVYKTNVFGVSEMIRTSMPFMNKSSHVVTISSMGGVQGSMKFPGLAAYSSSKGAVITLSELLAEEYKETGPSFNVLALGAVQTEMLEEAFPGYQAPINALEMAEYIFNFSLTGNKYYNGKLLQVSNSTP, via the coding sequence ATGAGTAAAAATGTCATCATTACAGGAACCAGCAGAGGGATTGGTTTTGAACTAGTAAAACTGTTCGCAAAAGCAGGTCATAAAGTTTTAGCCTTATCTAGAAATGAAAAGCCCGTTTTTGAGCTTCCGTTTGATAATGTAACCACCTTTCCTTTCGATTTAAGTAACCCATTAGATTATAAAAGGGTTGAAACTTTTTTAGAACTAAAATTTAAAAAGGTTGATATTCTTATTAATAATGCAGGAACACTTTTAAATAAACCATTTGCAGAAACCACTATTGAAGATTTTGAACAAGTATATAAAACCAATGTATTTGGGGTTTCAGAAATGATAAGAACCAGTATGCCTTTTATGAATAAAAGCAGCCATGTGGTAACTATTAGTTCTATGGGTGGCGTGCAGGGAAGTATGAAATTTCCGGGTTTAGCAGCCTATAGTTCTAGTAAGGGGGCTGTGATAACTCTGTCTGAACTTTTAGCCGAAGAATACAAAGAAACAGGTCCTAGTTTTAATGTACTGGCACTGGGAGCCGTACAAACCGAAATGCTAGAAGAAGCTTTTCCTGGGTATCAAGCCCCAATAAACGCATTAGAAATGGCAGAATATATATTTAATTTCTCACTCACAGGAAATAAATATTACAACGGAAAATTGTTGCAAGTTTCAAATTCTACACCTTAG
- a CDS encoding M20/M25/M40 family metallo-hydrolase: MRRVLSICSLLLVLSCKSQPVLPESDSVKKTLEYLASDELEGRNTGSKGIEKAAVYIEEFFKKHKVKPYFKTYRDSFNIQDVVGYNIVGFIEGNDTKLKDEFVILGAHYDHIGIVEGVNGDTIANGANDDASGTVAVMEWAKYFAKSKSNKRSILFTLFSAEEMGLKGSEHLAERLKKMNIDLYTMINFEMIGVPRNFGKKLSYITGYKKSNIAEKLNTYAGESLVGFLPQAQKYKLFKRSDNFPFFNKFKVPAHAISTFDFTNFDYYHHVDDETDKMDFNHMTNFINKMIPAIEGMTNSMSKEIKMNNE; this comes from the coding sequence ATGAGAAGGGTATTAAGCATTTGTTCTCTATTACTAGTATTAAGTTGCAAATCTCAACCTGTACTTCCCGAGTCAGATAGTGTTAAAAAAACTTTAGAATATTTAGCTTCAGATGAATTGGAAGGAAGAAATACAGGCTCTAAAGGAATTGAAAAAGCAGCTGTATATATAGAAGAGTTTTTTAAAAAACATAAGGTGAAACCTTATTTTAAAACTTACAGAGATAGCTTTAATATTCAAGATGTTGTAGGCTATAATATTGTAGGGTTTATAGAAGGGAATGATACAAAATTAAAAGATGAGTTTGTTATTCTTGGGGCGCATTATGATCATATTGGTATTGTAGAAGGAGTTAATGGAGATACTATTGCAAATGGAGCCAACGATGACGCTTCAGGAACAGTTGCGGTTATGGAGTGGGCTAAATATTTTGCAAAATCTAAAAGTAATAAACGTAGCATATTGTTTACCTTATTTTCAGCCGAAGAGATGGGGTTAAAAGGTTCAGAGCATCTTGCAGAACGATTAAAGAAAATGAATATAGATTTGTACACCATGATTAATTTTGAAATGATTGGTGTACCTAGAAATTTTGGTAAAAAATTAAGTTATATAACAGGATATAAAAAATCTAATATTGCTGAAAAATTAAATACTTATGCAGGTGAATCTTTGGTTGGGTTCTTGCCACAAGCACAGAAATACAAATTATTTAAACGTTCCGATAACTTCCCGTTTTTCAACAAATTTAAGGTGCCAGCGCATGCTATTTCCACCTTCGACTTTACAAATTTTGATTATTATCATCATGTAGATGATGAAACCGATAAAATGGATTTTAATCACATGACGAACTTTATTAATAAAATGATTCCTGCTATTGAAGGAATGACTAATAGTATGTCTAAAGAAATTAAAATGAACAATGAGTAA
- a CDS encoding pyruvate dehydrogenase complex dihydrolipoamide acetyltransferase: MAIVVNMPRLSDTMEEGTVASWLKKVGDKVEEGDILAEIETDKATMEFESFNEGTLLYIGVQEGETTKVDELLAIIGEEGEDISALLNGGDTPAEENKEAVAEPAKAETSESVTEEKQEAASVDIPEGVVVVTMPRLSDTMEEGTVALWVKKVGDTVEEGDILAEIETDKATMEFESFQSGTLLYIGLQEGESAKVDELLAIIGPAGTDVSDVAKNFKSVASKEEETPKVEAPKPAAPAPKAEAPKVETKKETPKPKKPAKSGERILASPLAKKMAEERGINLAHITGTGENGRIVKFDIENFVPGSSAGAVGKYVPTGQEDYEDVPNSQMRKAIAKSLTKSKFSAPHYYLAVEFDMDNAIAFRKQFNSIPDTKISFNDMVVKACALALKEHPQVNSQWFDDKMRLNNHVHIGVAVAVPDGLVVPVVRFANEQSLPQIGAEVKELAGKARNKKLTPDEMSGSTFTVSNLGMFGIDYFTSIINQPNSAILSVGAIVQKPVVKEGQIVVGNTMKLTLACDHRTVDGATGAQFLQTLKGYIENPVTMLV; the protein is encoded by the coding sequence ATGGCAATAGTAGTAAATATGCCACGTTTAAGCGATACCATGGAAGAAGGTACCGTAGCTTCGTGGTTAAAAAAAGTAGGAGATAAAGTAGAAGAAGGTGATATTTTAGCTGAAATAGAAACAGACAAAGCCACTATGGAGTTTGAGTCTTTTAATGAAGGGACTTTACTTTATATTGGAGTTCAAGAAGGTGAAACTACTAAAGTAGACGAACTATTAGCTATTATTGGAGAAGAAGGAGAAGATATTTCTGCTTTATTAAATGGGGGCGATACTCCAGCTGAAGAAAATAAAGAAGCAGTTGCAGAACCTGCCAAAGCTGAAACTTCTGAGTCTGTTACCGAAGAGAAGCAAGAAGCAGCATCAGTTGATATACCAGAAGGTGTTGTAGTAGTAACTATGCCTCGCTTAAGTGATACTATGGAAGAAGGAACGGTAGCACTTTGGGTTAAAAAAGTAGGTGATACTGTTGAAGAAGGAGATATTCTAGCCGAAATTGAAACAGATAAGGCTACTATGGAATTTGAATCATTCCAATCAGGTACGCTGCTTTATATTGGGTTACAAGAAGGCGAATCAGCAAAAGTAGATGAACTTTTAGCAATAATAGGGCCTGCCGGTACAGATGTTTCAGATGTAGCTAAAAACTTTAAATCTGTAGCTAGTAAAGAAGAAGAAACACCAAAAGTAGAAGCGCCAAAACCAGCTGCACCTGCACCTAAGGCTGAAGCTCCTAAAGTTGAAACAAAAAAGGAAACACCAAAACCAAAAAAACCAGCTAAATCTGGAGAAAGAATATTAGCGTCTCCTTTGGCTAAAAAAATGGCCGAAGAAAGAGGTATTAATTTAGCTCATATAACAGGTACTGGTGAAAATGGTAGAATAGTAAAATTTGATATAGAGAATTTTGTACCAGGTTCTTCTGCAGGTGCTGTTGGTAAATATGTTCCAACAGGTCAAGAAGATTATGAAGATGTTCCTAATTCTCAAATGCGTAAGGCTATTGCTAAATCGTTAACTAAATCAAAATTCTCAGCGCCACACTATTATTTAGCGGTAGAATTTGATATGGATAATGCTATTGCTTTCCGTAAGCAATTTAACTCTATTCCAGACACTAAGATTTCGTTTAACGATATGGTTGTTAAAGCTTGTGCTTTAGCATTAAAAGAACATCCTCAAGTAAATTCACAGTGGTTTGATGATAAAATGCGTTTAAACAACCATGTACATATTGGGGTAGCTGTTGCTGTTCCAGATGGTTTAGTTGTGCCTGTTGTGCGTTTTGCTAACGAACAGTCATTACCACAAATTGGTGCAGAGGTTAAAGAATTAGCTGGTAAAGCAAGAAATAAGAAATTAACTCCAGATGAAATGTCTGGTAGTACATTTACAGTTTCTAACTTAGGAATGTTTGGTATAGATTATTTTACATCTATTATTAATCAACCAAATTCAGCAATTCTTTCTGTTGGAGCCATTGTGCAAAAACCAGTGGTAAAAGAAGGTCAAATTGTAGTAGGTAATACTATGAAATTAACCCTTGCTTGCGATCACAGAACTGTTGATGGTGCCACAGGTGCTCAATTCCTTCAAACTTTAAAAGGGTATATTGAAAACCCAGTAACAATGCTAGTTTAA
- the pdhA gene encoding pyruvate dehydrogenase (acetyl-transferring) E1 component subunit alpha, giving the protein MQKITKETYLKWYEDMLFWRKFEDKLAAVYIQQKVRGFLHLYNGQEAVLAGALHAMDLTKDKMITAYRNHVQPIGMGEDPKRVMAELYGKVTGTSRGMGGSMHIFSKEHRFYGGHGIVGGQIPLGAGIAFGDKYHGRDAVTLCCFGDGAARQGSLHETFNLAMLWNLPVVFVCENNGYAMGTSVERTANHEDIWKLGLGYEMPSAPVDGMNPVKVAEAFDEAIQRARKGGGPSFLELKTYRYRGHSMSDAQHYRTKSEVEEYKKIDPITQVKDVILENKYATEEEIKAIDKRVKERVAECEKFAEESPFPEKQQLYDMVYEQEDYPFIQHKL; this is encoded by the coding sequence ATGCAAAAAATCACTAAAGAAACATACCTAAAGTGGTATGAAGATATGCTGTTCTGGAGAAAGTTTGAAGATAAACTGGCAGCAGTTTACATACAGCAAAAAGTTAGAGGATTTCTTCACTTATACAATGGTCAAGAAGCTGTGTTAGCAGGAGCCTTACATGCTATGGATTTGACCAAAGATAAAATGATAACGGCTTATAGAAATCATGTACAGCCAATAGGTATGGGTGAAGATCCAAAACGAGTTATGGCTGAGTTATACGGGAAAGTAACCGGTACCTCAAGAGGTATGGGAGGCTCTATGCATATTTTTTCAAAAGAACACCGTTTTTACGGAGGTCACGGTATTGTTGGTGGACAAATTCCTTTAGGAGCTGGTATAGCTTTTGGAGATAAATACCACGGAAGAGATGCTGTAACCCTTTGTTGTTTTGGAGACGGTGCTGCAAGACAAGGATCTTTACATGAAACCTTTAATTTAGCAATGCTTTGGAATTTACCAGTTGTTTTTGTTTGTGAAAACAATGGGTACGCAATGGGTACTTCTGTAGAACGTACAGCAAACCATGAAGACATCTGGAAATTAGGGTTAGGGTATGAAATGCCTTCTGCTCCTGTTGATGGTATGAATCCTGTAAAAGTAGCCGAAGCCTTTGATGAAGCTATTCAACGAGCTAGAAAAGGTGGTGGTCCATCATTTTTAGAACTAAAAACTTACCGATATAGAGGGCACTCTATGAGTGATGCTCAGCATTATAGAACAAAATCAGAGGTAGAAGAATACAAAAAAATAGACCCTATCACGCAGGTTAAAGATGTTATTCTTGAAAACAAATACGCTACAGAAGAAGAAATTAAAGCTATTGATAAACGTGTAAAAGAGCGAGTAGCAGAATGCGAAAAGTTTGCAGAGGAATCTCCATTCCCAGAAAAGCAACAACTTTACGATATGGTTTACGAACAAGAAGACTATCCATTTATACAACATAAATTATAA
- the cdd gene encoding cytidine deaminase has protein sequence MKEIKIESNFFVYQNIETLPKDVFSLLQKATEARKKAYAPYSKFQVGAAILLENGEVITGSNQENASYPSGLCAERTAIYYAGAQFPKVKILKMAIVAGSTKKVTDKPIPPCGACRQAIAEYEIKQESPIEIYFMGETGKIVRSNSLANLLPLVFDKSVL, from the coding sequence ATGAAAGAAATAAAAATAGAGTCTAATTTTTTTGTTTATCAAAATATAGAAACACTTCCCAAAGATGTTTTTTCATTACTACAAAAAGCTACAGAAGCCCGTAAAAAGGCTTATGCACCATATTCAAAATTTCAAGTAGGTGCTGCAATATTGTTAGAAAACGGAGAAGTAATTACAGGAAGCAATCAGGAAAATGCATCATATCCATCTGGCTTATGTGCAGAAAGAACAGCTATTTATTACGCAGGTGCTCAATTCCCAAAGGTTAAAATACTTAAAATGGCTATTGTAGCAGGCTCTACAAAAAAGGTTACAGATAAGCCAATTCCACCTTGTGGTGCTTGTAGGCAAGCAATAGCAGAGTATGAGATTAAACAAGAGTCGCCTATAGAAATTTATTTTATGGGAGAAACAGGTAAGATTGTTAGGTCAAATTCGCTAGCTAATTTATTGCCATTAGTTTTTGATAAATCTGTATTATAG
- the porV gene encoding type IX secretion system outer membrane channel protein PorV — protein sequence MKNQLLLLIAFAFIVKLNAQETIIFENQDKRVITTGVPFLLIAPDARAAAMGDMGVATSVDAFSQQWNSSKYAFSETKSGFGVSYTPYLSKLVNDIFLGNLTYFNRLDERSAFAASLRYFSLGDIEFIDRPEDEPRIQKPNEFTLDASYALRLSDQFAMSVAMRYLRSDLRIQGVDGDISPASTFGVDISGYYQSEEEAYADFNGRWRGGFAIQNIGPKYKYDEGGIENFQPTNLRLGGGFDFIFDNYNKVSVTAEVAKLLVPTPPIYGFVDTDGDGEQNNNPDSNGYEPTIIVEGKDPDVSFLSGMFQSFGDAPDGFSEELKEFTWALGAEYLYQDSFAFRAGYFNESEDKGARKFLALGAGFKANVVNIDLSYLFSASKIQSPLENTLRFSLTFNIGEGEYQEY from the coding sequence ATGAAGAATCAACTATTACTATTAATTGCCTTCGCTTTTATAGTTAAACTAAATGCACAAGAAACGATAATCTTTGAAAATCAAGATAAACGGGTTATTACCACAGGAGTTCCATTTCTCTTAATAGCGCCAGATGCTAGAGCAGCAGCTATGGGAGATATGGGAGTAGCTACTTCTGTTGATGCGTTTTCTCAACAGTGGAATTCGTCTAAATATGCTTTTTCTGAAACCAAATCAGGTTTTGGAGTAAGTTACACACCATATTTAAGTAAACTAGTAAACGATATCTTTTTAGGAAACCTAACCTATTTTAATCGTTTAGACGAACGTAGTGCTTTTGCTGCAAGTTTAAGATACTTTTCTTTAGGAGATATTGAGTTTATTGATAGGCCAGAAGATGAGCCTAGAATTCAAAAACCTAATGAATTCACTTTAGATGCGTCTTATGCGTTGCGTTTAAGTGACCAATTTGCTATGTCTGTAGCTATGCGTTATTTACGCTCAGATTTACGTATACAAGGCGTAGACGGAGATATTTCTCCAGCAAGTACCTTTGGAGTAGATATTTCAGGGTACTATCAAAGTGAAGAAGAAGCCTATGCCGATTTTAACGGACGTTGGCGAGGTGGTTTCGCTATTCAAAATATAGGCCCTAAGTACAAATATGACGAAGGGGGTATTGAAAACTTTCAACCAACTAATTTACGTTTAGGAGGTGGTTTCGACTTTATTTTTGATAATTACAATAAAGTTTCGGTAACTGCAGAAGTAGCTAAATTATTAGTGCCAACACCACCTATTTATGGGTTTGTTGATACAGATGGCGATGGAGAGCAAAATAATAATCCTGATTCTAATGGTTATGAACCAACTATCATAGTAGAAGGAAAAGATCCAGATGTAAGTTTTCTTTCAGGAATGTTTCAATCGTTTGGCGATGCGCCAGATGGTTTTAGCGAAGAGTTAAAAGAATTTACTTGGGCATTGGGAGCAGAATATTTATATCAAGATTCTTTTGCCTTTAGAGCAGGTTATTTTAATGAAAGTGAAGATAAAGGAGCTAGAAAATTTTTGGCATTAGGAGCCGGTTTTAAAGCAAATGTTGTAAATATAGATTTGTCATATTTGTTTTCGGCATCAAAAATACAAAGCCCATTAGAAAACACGCTTCGTTTTTCTTTAACGTTTAATATAGGCGAAGGAGAATATCAAGAATATTAA